One Carassius carassius chromosome 20, fCarCar2.1, whole genome shotgun sequence DNA segment encodes these proteins:
- the LOC132096079 gene encoding semaphorin-4E-like — MMFLLAVLCVFYIWSPTTLSGGLGATPNTIPRKTVPINRNGGRLFREEGVWNYTTMLLREDLNMLILGAREAIYALDLDDITVKKTMVNWSVSDTEQRECSNKGKDATNDCKNYIRILHKRNDDRMYVCGTKAFSPTCDYMSYADGSLTLEGKQEDGKGKCPFDPFQRHTSEMVDGVLYSATSINFRGSEPVMMRSSEEPVRTEFSSSWLNEPNFIHMAHIREGESNPEGDDDKLYLFFSETAVEYDSYTKMDVSRVARVCKGDVGGQRTLQKKWTSFLKARLDCPVPNNNLPLLVQDVFHFCPSNWTTCVFYAVFTPQLDSSPYSAVCAYKIEDIKSEFSNGKFKTSVPVETSFMKWVMYSGDVPDPRPGACIDNHARDMGFTKSLDLPDKTLQFIKDRPLMDQAVKALGEKPLLVKTGAAFTRIVVASATALNGTSHQVMFIGTKSGSVLKAVNYGGEMVIMEEIQLFEPSEPVKILRLSDTKLYVGSNVGVAQLSINECGRYHTCLDCVLARDPYCGWDLEAEQCSTIISTHRTSTVIQSLSSGESNQCPQIGDSKSISVSFFHGSTVQLWCEPYSNLAQVEWQLNGQPLNPSDTIKILSDSLMIINASADANGRYTCSSVEWNYKTQHVEYDLTIWSESGSTALLHNVKEKENTLVAMVVLLSLTLALLVIWNLYKGHFPLPFCHRRVKVTENRCDTSLYENQPPEQKIASSAVNLNRNNNNKNDQRYSSCQIPLRYIDYESEI, encoded by the exons ATGATGTTTCTGCTGGCTGTGCTCTGTGTGTTTTACATCTGGAGTCCAACAACGCTGAGCGGAGGTTTGGGAGCGACACCGAATACCATACCTCGCAAAACAGTGCCAATTAATA GAAATGGAGGACGTTTGTTTCGTGAGGAGGGTGTTTGGAACTACACCACTATGCTTTTGAGGGAAGATCTCAACATGCTCATCCTGGGTGCCAGGGAGGCCATTTATGCCCTCGACCTTGATGACATTACAGTCAAAAAGACCATG GTGAACTGGTCAGTCTCAGATACTGAGCAAAGAGAATGTTCCAATAAAGGAAAAGATGCTACA AATGACTGCAAAAATTATATCAGAATTCTTCATAAAAGAAACGATGACAGAATGTATGTTTGTGGAACCAAAGCATTCTCCCCAACCTGTGACTATATG TCCTATGCCGATGGTAGTCTGACTTTAGAGGGTAAACAAGAAGATGGCAAGGGGAAATGTCCCTTTGATCCTTTTCAGCGACACACATCAGAGATGGTTG ATGGAGTATTGTACTCTGCTACTTCAATAAACTTTCGGGGTTCAGAGCCGGTTATGATGCGCAGCTCAGAGGAACCAGTGCGGACAGAGTTTTCAAGCAGTTGGCTCAATG AACCAAATTTTATCCACATGGCTCATATTCGGGAGGGAGAATCGAACCCAGAGGGGGACGATGACAAGCTCTATCTGTTCTTTAGTGAGACCGCAGTGGAATATGACTCCTACACCAAGATGGATGTTTCTCGAGTAGCTCGCGTGTGCAAG GGAGACGTGGGTGGGCAGAGGACGCTGCAGAAGAAGTGGACTTCTTTTCTAAAAGCAAGGCTTGACTGTCCCGTTCCAAACAACAACCTGCCTCTTCTTGTCCAGGATGTTTTCCACTTTTGCCCCAGTAATTGGACCACCTGTGTGTTTTATGCTGTCTTTACCCCACAATT AGACTCCTCTCCGTACTCCGCGGTATGTGCATACAAAATCGAAGACATCAAGAGCGAGTTCTCAAACGGCAAGTTTAAGACTTCTGTTCCCGTTGAGACGTCATTCATGAAGTGGGTGATGTACTCAGGTGATGTCCCCGATCCCCGACCGGGAGCA TGCATTGATAATCATGCCAGAGATATGGGTTTCACCAAATCTCTGGATCTCCCAGACAAAACCTTGCAGTTTATTAAAGATAGGCCGCTGATGGACCAGGCTGTCAAGGCCCTTGGAGAGAAACCACTGCTGGTGAAGACAGGCGCAGCTTTCACTAGAATTGTTGTGGCCTCTGCGACAGCCTTGAACGGGACCAGCCATCAAGTCATGTTCATTGGCACAA AGAGCGGTTCAGTGCTGAAAGCTGTGAATTATGGCGGTGAGATGGTCATTATGGAAGAGATTCAGCTGTTTGAGCCCTCAGAGCCCGTGAAGATACTGCGACTTTCTGACACCAAA CTTTATGTGGGTTCCAATGTGGGCGTGGCTCAGCTGTCCATCAATGAATGTGGGCGGTACCACACGTGTCTGGACTGTGTTCTGGCCAGGGATCCGTACTGTGGCTGGGACCTCGAGGCTGAGCAATGCTCTACCATAATCAGCACACACAGAACCag CACTGTGATTCAGAGTTTGAGTTCTGGTGAATCCAACCAATGTCCACAAATAG GTGACAGTAAGTCAATCAGCGTCTCGTTTTTCCACGGCAGTACCGTGCAGCTGTGGTGTGAGCCATACTCCAATCTGGCACAGGTTGAATGGCAACTGAACGGACAACCCCTCAATCCCTCAGACACCATCAAGATCCTGTCCGACAGCCTGATGATAATCAACGCCTCTGCAGATGCCAACGGCCGCTACACCTGCAGTTCTGTAGAGTGGAATTACAAAACCCAGCACGTAGAATATGATCTTACAATTTGGTCAGAATCCGGGAGTACAGCATTACTACACAACGTTAAGGAAAAAGAAAACACACTTGTGGCCATGGTGGTGTTATTGTCACTGACTTTAGCTCTGCTAGTAATTTGGAACCTGTACAAAGGGCATTTTCCTTTGCCGTTTTGCCACAGGAGGGTAAAGGTCACAGAGAACAGGTGCGATACAAGTCTGTATGAGAACCAGCCTCCAGAACAAAAAATAGCATCATCAGCGGTGAACTTGAAccgcaacaacaacaacaagaacgaCCAGAGGTACTCCTCATGTCAGATCCCATTGAGATATATAGACTATGAATCTGAGATTTGA